A DNA window from Deltaproteobacteria bacterium contains the following coding sequences:
- the glnD gene encoding [protein-PII] uridylyltransferase, with translation MVLARTPVFTPLAAVTTLPAVTGEAAKRAGQIARDYLARAHAELRARQDAGEGGLVLVAAYTDAVDHLVRFLSAEAAASYASRYARINQRCAVVGLGGYGRGELNPASDIDLLFLYPWKVNPYVETIAEVILYALWDAGLTVGHALRNIRECGRLAARDLKVKTALLDARYLDGDEALYAEFEGKMFEDVWGQNPTAFFKEKLAENTERHARAGDSVYLLQPQLKEGQGGLRDLHTALWMAKVKFKVRSFRELVTLGQIAERDVLELEEALDFLWRIRNALHQASDRHQDLLTFELQERLAPALGFADERDGVEAFMRAYYSRAAVVNRFSEAVIARCVQAEPYRRSAPTVRVIRPGIRVQGRTLSVVNRGVFERDPAAVVQVFAEAQRHGVTLAPATRELIRECLPLLAAHRERPAVGAAFLDILRAKGHVDETLFEMHKLGVLKTVIPEFGHLDCLIAHDPFHIYTVDHHSLMGVRELERLRAGEFAKTLPHVTQVMREVERPELLFLGMMFHDVGKGHGHDHSGRGARMMHDIATRLGLNEDEGAACEFLVRHHLLMSHLAQRRDMHDDQLVIDFCRTVGTLENLHRLYLLTYADMRAVGPGVWSTWRDTLVTELYVRAREFFAKGVFEAEDPAARAARLQGRVRETAPAEAVPALDVLFRTMPASYFLTTPEETIVAHAELRRQFGERETAGERPAVATQLGHFPEREYTEFAVCTRDRAGLFAMLSGVLAAHGLNILAARITTSRDGVALDVFRLSHEGSDIALDAERWERVEHALRGVLGGEIDVEALVERSRRPSRFARPRRPVPTRIEIDNTVSREHTVLDVYTADRVGLLFTITNCLYHLGLEIHLAKITTMVDQVLDVFYVTDHQGRKIEDPARLEAIREALARALEIDGTAAAAQAAGG, from the coding sequence ATGGTGCTCGCGCGGACCCCGGTATTCACGCCGCTCGCCGCGGTGACGACGCTGCCCGCGGTGACCGGCGAGGCCGCGAAGCGTGCCGGCCAGATCGCCCGCGATTACCTGGCCCGCGCCCATGCCGAGCTGCGCGCCCGGCAGGACGCGGGCGAGGGCGGGCTCGTGCTCGTTGCCGCCTACACCGACGCGGTCGATCACCTCGTGCGCTTCCTCAGCGCCGAGGCGGCGGCCAGCTACGCGTCGCGCTACGCGCGCATCAACCAGCGGTGCGCGGTCGTCGGCCTGGGCGGCTACGGGCGCGGCGAGCTGAACCCGGCGTCGGACATCGACCTCCTGTTTCTCTATCCCTGGAAGGTGAATCCCTACGTGGAGACGATCGCCGAGGTGATCCTCTACGCGCTGTGGGACGCCGGGCTCACGGTGGGGCATGCGCTCCGCAACATCCGCGAGTGCGGCCGGCTTGCGGCGCGGGACCTCAAGGTGAAGACCGCCCTCCTCGACGCTCGCTACCTCGACGGCGACGAGGCGCTCTACGCCGAGTTCGAGGGAAAGATGTTCGAGGACGTCTGGGGCCAGAACCCGACCGCGTTCTTCAAGGAGAAGCTGGCCGAGAACACCGAGCGGCACGCACGCGCCGGCGACTCCGTCTATCTCCTCCAGCCGCAGCTGAAGGAGGGGCAGGGCGGGCTGCGCGACCTCCATACCGCGCTCTGGATGGCCAAGGTGAAGTTCAAGGTGCGCTCCTTCCGCGAGCTCGTGACCCTCGGGCAGATCGCCGAGCGCGACGTCCTGGAGCTCGAGGAGGCCCTCGACTTCCTCTGGCGGATCCGCAACGCGCTCCACCAGGCGAGCGACCGCCATCAGGACCTGCTCACCTTCGAGCTCCAGGAGCGCCTGGCGCCGGCGCTCGGCTTCGCCGACGAGCGGGACGGGGTCGAGGCCTTCATGCGCGCGTACTACAGCCGGGCGGCGGTCGTGAACCGCTTCAGCGAGGCGGTGATCGCGCGCTGCGTGCAGGCCGAGCCGTACCGGCGCTCCGCGCCGACCGTGCGCGTCATCCGTCCCGGCATCCGGGTCCAGGGCCGCACCCTTTCCGTGGTGAACCGCGGCGTCTTCGAGCGCGACCCCGCGGCCGTCGTGCAGGTGTTCGCCGAGGCGCAGCGTCACGGCGTGACGCTCGCCCCCGCCACGCGCGAGCTGATCCGTGAGTGCCTCCCGCTCCTGGCGGCGCACCGCGAGCGTCCCGCGGTGGGGGCGGCCTTCCTCGACATCCTGCGCGCCAAGGGGCACGTCGACGAGACGCTCTTCGAGATGCACAAGCTTGGCGTCCTGAAGACGGTGATCCCGGAGTTCGGCCACCTCGACTGCCTGATCGCGCACGACCCGTTCCACATCTACACCGTCGACCACCACTCGCTGATGGGCGTGCGTGAGCTCGAACGCCTGCGGGCGGGCGAGTTCGCCAAGACCCTGCCGCACGTGACCCAGGTGATGCGCGAGGTCGAGCGGCCGGAGCTCCTCTTCCTCGGCATGATGTTCCACGACGTCGGCAAGGGGCACGGCCACGACCACTCGGGCCGGGGCGCCCGCATGATGCACGACATCGCCACGCGGCTCGGGCTGAACGAGGACGAGGGTGCGGCCTGCGAGTTCCTGGTCCGCCACCATCTCCTCATGTCGCACCTCGCCCAGCGGCGCGACATGCACGACGACCAGCTCGTCATCGACTTCTGCCGGACCGTCGGCACCCTCGAGAACCTGCACCGCCTCTACCTGCTGACCTACGCCGACATGCGGGCCGTGGGGCCCGGCGTGTGGAGCACCTGGCGGGACACGCTCGTCACCGAGCTGTACGTGCGGGCCCGGGAGTTCTTCGCCAAGGGCGTGTTCGAGGCCGAGGACCCGGCGGCGCGCGCCGCACGCCTCCAGGGGCGGGTGCGCGAGACGGCGCCGGCCGAGGCCGTCCCCGCGCTCGACGTGCTCTTCCGGACCATGCCCGCCAGCTACTTCCTCACCACGCCCGAGGAGACGATCGTCGCCCACGCCGAGCTCCGCCGGCAGTTCGGCGAGCGCGAGACGGCGGGCGAACGGCCGGCGGTGGCGACGCAGCTCGGGCACTTCCCCGAGCGGGAGTACACCGAGTTCGCGGTCTGCACGCGTGACCGGGCGGGCCTGTTCGCGATGCTCTCGGGCGTGCTCGCCGCGCACGGCCTCAACATCCTCGCGGCACGCATCACGACGAGCCGCGACGGGGTGGCGCTCGACGTCTTCCGTCTCTCACACGAGGGCTCGGACATCGCGCTCGACGCCGAGCGCTGGGAGCGGGTCGAGCACGCGCTGCGCGGGGTGCTCGGTGGCGAGATCGACGTCGAGGCGCTGGTCGAGCGCTCGCGCCGGCCGTCGCGCTTCGCCCGGCCCCGCCGTCCGGTGCCGACGCGGATCGAGATCGACAACACGGTGTCGCGCGAGCACACGGTGCTCGACGTCTACACGGCCGACCGGGTGGGGCTCTTGTTCACGATCACGAACTGCCTCTACCACCTCGGGCTCGAGATCCACCTGGCCAAGATCACGACCATGGTCGATCAGGTGCTCGACGTCTTCTACGTCACCGACCACCAGGGCCGGAAAATCGAGGATCCCGCACGACTGGAAGCGATCCGCGAGGCGCTCGCGCGGGCGCTCGAGATCGACGGAACTGCGGCGGCGGCGCAGGCGGCCGGCGGCTGA